A single region of the Leishmania panamensis strain MHOM/PA/94/PSC-1 chromosome 21 sequence genome encodes:
- a CDS encoding hypothetical protein (TriTrypDB/GeneDB-style sysID: LpmP.21.1900), translated as MKGFSTTGKFSTLAATKPKKGEVVSTSPEATVKKYKEAMKQHKKALKELHMCTESFTRALTAVATSFQFLASDTCIPVIIQSSGALACGIEEVQDGVALQALMEAIDYSLSARFEKIADHQRELKESCKRKSKAEQTLALLCTQCDKLKPTKDADPKAQAFYLAETQKRVEHELECTRLRAEFEDAFHDFETRFGILVYEDMKELMEQLHRVLSALSYQLRKCKGSLLAGPAIPQSLAVMA; from the coding sequence ATGAAGGGTTTCTCAACAACTGGTAAGTTCAGTACTCTGGCAGCTACCAAGCCTAAAAAGGGCGAGGTAGTCTCGACGTCGCCCGAGGCAACCGTGAAGAAGTACAAAGAAGCTATGAAGCAGCACAAGAAGGCTCTAAAGGAGCTACACATGTGCACCGAGAGCTTCACGCGTGCCTTGACTGCCGTAGCCACCTCCTTCCAGTTCTTAGCCTCTGATACCTGTATTCCTGTCATCATTCAGTCCAGCGGCGCCCTCGCGTGTGGAATCGAGGAGGTGCAAGATGGCGTTGCCCTGCAGGCCTTGATGGAGGCGATCGACTACTCGCTCTCTGCTCGCTTTGAGAAGATTGCAGACCACCAGCGCGAGTTGAAGGAGAGTTGCAAGCGCAAGTCCAAGGCGGAGCAGACGCTGGCTCTCTTGTGCACTCAGTGCGACAAGCTCAAGCCCACGAAGGACGCAGATCCCAAGGCCCAGGCATTCTACCTGGCCGAGACGCAGAAGCGAGTCGAGCACGAGCTCGAGTGCACTCGACTAAGGGCCGAGTTCGAGGACGCCTTTCACGATTTCGAGACGCGCTTCGGCATCCTTGTATACGAGGATATGAAGGAGCTAATGGAGCAGCTCCACAGGGTACTCTCCGCTCTATCTTACCAACTTCGCAAGTGCAAGGGTAGTCTTCTGGCCGGCCCCGCCATTCCCCAGTCGCTCGCGGTGATGGCCTAA
- a CDS encoding hypothetical protein (TriTrypDB/GeneDB-style sysID: LpmP.21.1910), translating into MSASQQSRPLTAEERARSLDVLADLLASTFDAQVSAAEVHRALARGNTAGGDDDNNSWRVSMMKCIHEHNTEVTSEAAQRDSQEWICPMCETVNWSLDARKTLRRQQEETSCRLSRLVTEPLRCECCGYDGTAAPP; encoded by the coding sequence ATGAGTGCGTCACAGCAGAGTCGACCACTCACCGCGGAGGAGCGAGCACGCTCGCTGGATGTGCTTGCCGATCTGCTCGCATCCACCTTCGACGCGCAGGTGAGCGCCGCCGAAGTGCATCGAGCATTGGCCAGAGGCAACACAGCGGGCGGCGACGATGATAACAACTCGTGGCGGGTAAGCATGATGAAGTGCATCCATGAGCACAACACTGAAGTGACGagcgaagcagcgcagcgagacTCGCAGGAGTGGATATGCCCCATGTGCGAGACAGTGAACTGGTCCCTGGACGCTCGTAAGACCCTCCGCAGGCAACAGGAAGAAACGTCATGCAGACTGTCACGTCTCGTAACGGAACCACTGCGGTGTGAGTGCTGCGGCTACGATggtacagcagcgccgccctaG
- a CDS encoding hypothetical protein (TriTrypDB/GeneDB-style sysID: LpmP.21.1920) has product MERARVRYVLTGACPPAYSGRVLHTYVQLRQPDGSATRIDTLKMNFCTNLAADMKDLAESIPAVRIRVLKAGRVLSDSDSLLQHLTPAEMETCLASADETAGDANGMLQKPSVLVHIVFQKQPPPPVANPNKEKNKGSNTAEGGNSGEGHEAKKDSCCCVM; this is encoded by the coding sequence ATGGAACGTGCGCGCGTTCGCTACGTTCTGACGGGGGCCTGTCCGCCAGCCTACTCGGGACGTGTACTGCACACCTACGTTCAACTTCGGCAACCGGATGGCTCTGCCACTCGTATCGACACACTGAAGATGAATTTCTGCACCAACTTGGCAGCTGATATGAAGGACCTCGCGGAGTCCATTCCCGCTGTTCGGATCCGCGTGCTTAAAGCGGGACGCGTGCTGAGTGATAGCGACTCGTTGCTGCAGCATCTCACGCCCGCGGAGATGGAGACATGCCTTGCGTCGGCCGACGAAACGGCTGGAGATGCGAACGGAATGCTGCAGAAACCCTCGGTGTTGGTGCACATCGTTTTCCAGAAGCAACCCCCCCCACCGGTAGCAAACCCGAATAAGGAGAAAAACAAGGGGAGCAACACGGCGGAGGGTGGCAATTCGGGCGAGGGGCacgaggcgaagaaggatagctgctgctgtgttaTGTAG
- a CDS encoding mitochondrial RNA binding complex 1 subunit, putative (TriTrypDB/GeneDB-style sysID: LpmP.21.1930), translating to MLRRTEIALKKGWTHNPGRTRRGGKNLAWRPKISETNLGQFVPLALVHPRRHPNSWQERQFNTLGYTKWPKDIGFYNSGDNFEVTPEAAWRLYVHARDEPYWGKLHCEKTIITLLPVVEKAPKENMERVLDVFRHYLKRYGADHYIYNAVMQAAAFAKDYEQAEQLFREMETLGLEPNAQSYVNMMLAAKLCGLPLEKSEAYFKRAVKDGAMRSVMRIDTEFRMWMDQLDRFGSFTASSGYLSVNEEGAKPMPRDMWAIWGWHRSESKFISRHDLIMQQVRARVRCGKELIGTAYIKTRRQPWAKFNGMLRHDYNGPPYHAPTAFPDAPEYTSEAGHKAF from the coding sequence atgctgcgccgcactgAGATTGCCCTAAAGAAGGGATGGACTCACAATCCTGGTCGCACTCGACGTGGTGGAAAGAACCTCGCCTGGCGGCCAAAGATTTCAGAGACGAACCTGGGCCAGTTTGTGCCCTTGGCGCTGGTGCATCCGCGCCGACACCCTAACAGCTGGCAAGAGCGGCAGTTCAACACGCTGGGCTACACCAAGTGGCCGAAGGACATCGGTTTCTACAACTCCGGCGATAACTTTGAGGTGACCCCCGAGGCGGCGTGGCGCCTGTACGTGCACGCGCGTGATGAACCCTATTGGGGTAAGCTCCACTGCGAGAAGACAATCAttacgctgctgccggtggtggagaaggcgccgAAGGAGAACATGGAGCGAGTCCTGGACGTGTTCCGGCACTATCTGAAGCGCTACGGGGCCGATCACTACATCTACAACGCCGTCATGCAGGCTGCCGCCTTTGCCAAGGACTACGAGCAGGCTGAGCAGCTATTTAGGGAAATGGAGACGTTGGGACTGGAGCCCAATGCACAGAGTTACGTGAACATGATGCTGGCAGCAAAGCTGTGCGGCCTTCCACtcgagaagagcgaggcgTACTTCAAGCGCGCCGTGAAGGACGGGGCGATGCGGTCTGTCATGCGCATCGACACGGAGTTCAGGATGTGGATGGACCAGCTAGACCGCTTCGGCTCCTTCACCGCGTCCTCCGGGTATCTCTCCGTTAACGAGGAAGGTGCCAAGCCGATGCCTCGTGACATGTGGGCTATCTGGGGCTGGCATCGCAGCGAGAGCAAGTTCATTAGTCGCCACGACCTCATCATGCAACAGGtccgtgcacgtgtgcgctgcggcaAGGAGCTGATTGGCACTGCGTACATCAAGACTCGGCGACAGCCGTGGGCGAAGTTCAATGGTATGCTGCGCCACGACTACAACGGACCGCCATACCACGCCCCTACCGCCTTCCCAGATGCACCCGAGTACACGAGCGAGGCGGGGCATAAGGCCTTCTGA
- the CNB gene encoding calcineurin B subunit, putative (TriTrypDB/GeneDB-style sysID: LpmP.21.1940) translates to MNEIPLTAEELQDIRESTALTDAQVQRLYKSFTRLNKDKSGKITREEFNSIPALASNPLVDRVLAVMDTNGDSTVDFGDFVRALAVLSSATSKEDKLRFTFKMYDIDGDGRISNKDLFQMLSIMVGVNLSQMQLQQIVDKTFIEADADRDGYITFEEFQALAVNSDFGDRLNLHF, encoded by the coding sequence ATGAACGAGATTCCACTgacagcggaggagctgcaggacatCCGCGAGTCCACTGCGCTGACGGATGCGCAAGTGCAGCGCCTGTACAAAAGCTTCACGAGGCTGAACAAGGACAAGTCTGGCAAGATCACTCGGGAAGAGTTCAACTCTATCCCTGCGCTAGCCTCCAATCCTCTTGTCGACAGAGTGCTTGCGGTAATGGATACGAATGGTGACTCCACGGTGGACTTTGGGGACTTTGTGCGGGCACTGGCGGTGCTTTCCTCGGCCACCTCGAAGGAGGACAAGCTACGGTTCACCTTCAAGATGTACGATATCGATGGTGACGGCCGCATAAGCAACAAGGATCTTTTTCAAATGCTTAGCATCATGGTTGGGGTGAACCTCTCCCAGATGCAGTTGCAGCAGATTGTGGACAAGACGTTCATCGAGGCTGACGCTGACCGGGACGGCTACATTACGTTTGAGGAGTTCCAGGCGCTGGCCGTTAACAGCGACTTTGGGGATCGGCTGAACCTGCACTTTTAG
- a CDS encoding hypothetical protein (TriTrypDB/GeneDB-style sysID: LpmP.21.1950) gives MLRQFEMHLLPRLATVTKRERHSLITGDHRRTSTDNDHSTTHTSGPGVSLHPLLGYASTVTLPAVYSAVVKVTGRVLSLSAAEQENRLSRETFHELLAFIGPLEVLSDEYVVKMFTTLPSYDVDSDTTEALAIFTLLIEHRHHPRLNSNVEALFEAFDADAKGIVPAEVLHSEVLMAWATQHTFGNLRDQWQRLAAVISTERRRNSDMLPLIPSMASRSAIRAALCSVTAIYVAACSLDLDGGSL, from the coding sequence ATGCTGCGCCAGTTCGAGATGCACCTCCTCCCAAGATTAGCGACCGTCACGAAGCGCGAGAGGCATAGCTTGATCACCGGCGATCACCGTAGGACCTCCACCGACAATGATCACAgtaccacacacacgtctgGGCCAGGAGTGTCGCTGCACCCTCTTCTGGGATACGCTTCCACTGTCACTCTTCCTGCGGTGTACTCGGCTGTCGTGAAGGTCACGGGACGCGTGCTTTCGCTTTCGGCTGCAGAGCAGGAAAACCGGCTCAGCAGAGAGACTTTTCACGAGCTGCTCGCATTCATTGGACCTTTGGAGGTACTTAGCGACGAGTATGTTGTCAAAATGTTTACCACACTACCATCGTACGACGTCGATAGCGACACCACCGAGGCACTGGCCATCTTCACTCTCCTGATAGAGCACCGTCACCACCCTCGACTAAACTCCAACGTGGAGGCGCTGTTTGAGGCCTTCGACGCGGACGCAAAAGGTATCGTCCCTGCGGAAGTGTTACACTCAGAGGTACTGATGGCCTGGGCAACTCAGCACACCTTTGGCAATCTGCGCGACCAGTGGCAGCGACTCGCTGCTGTCATTAgcacggagaggaggagaaactCAGATATGCTTCCACTCATACCTTCTATGGCTTCACGTTCCGCTATCCGCGCCGCGCTGTGCAGCGTCACCGCTATCTACGTTGCGGCCTGCTCGCTGGACTTGGACGGTGGTTCTCTGTAG
- a CDS encoding protein kinase, putative (TriTrypDB/GeneDB-style sysID: LpmP.21.1960), whose product MPTSSGIDPTKLREVIRVLKTVGHVAMAESLEVEWGMRPDTASHAKSVKKTRKSLLRKSRESSKARGTAVPSLPSTAVAPFPLQVTSQRRLVVTCIGDKEDLWGPYADPADAKCSIAPLFDYGAGLLRDHYVEYLEHPVSFASVHPYEKQNPPSNLPWRHFELKVFYEVGKTGSEAKKEFEFVKGDLIGRRYRVDVPIDDATFSRTVRCYDEQTGQSVCLKIIRNSKSFLDQSFDELRALTCVNNAGDADAYCVVRLLDYFYFREHLVLVTELLLDNLYEYARKLDVVQRCAYFTLARLQRIVRQVLTALKLIHSLSLIHCDIKPENIAFKSVAECDVKVLDLGSSCYITDTLSSYVQSRSYRAPEVILGCKYGPAVDIWSLGATAAELATGTVLFNVESVPTMLASIASVCGPIPAEMLQEGRNTSLYVTKHGAFYDYEDEQLVFHFPSEPPDAAVLFGFDDHDYVDFVRLCLTLDAALRPSAAQLLDHPFLTKKYAE is encoded by the coding sequence ATGCCGACCTCCAGCGGTATCGATCCGACCAAGCTGCGGGAGGTAATCCGTGTGCTGAAGACGGTCGGCCACGTAGCGATGGCAGAGTCGTTGGAGGTGGAGTGGGGCATGCGACCCGACACCGCCTCTCACGCAAAGAGCGTGAAGAAAACGCGAAAGTCACTGCTGCGGAAGAGTCGCGAGTCCTCCAAGGCACGGGGTACTGCagtcccctccctcccttccacTGCTGTAGcaccctttcctcttcagGTGACCTCGCAGAGGAGACTTGTGGTCACCTGCATCGGTGACAAGGAGGACCTGTGGGGACCGTACGCGGACCCGGCGGATGCGAAGTGCTCTATCGCGCCACTCTTTGACTACGGTGCCGGCCTCCTGCGCGACCACTATGTCGAGTACCTCGAGCACCCCGTCTCTTTTGCATCCGTCCATCCATATGAAAAGCAGAATCCGCCGTCGAACTTACCATGGCGTCACTTTGAGCTGAAGGTGTTCTACGAGGTGGGGAAGACTGGGTcggaggcaaagaaggagtTCGAATTTGTGAAAGGCGATCTCATAGGCAGACGCTACCGCGTGGATGTACCAATCGATGACGCAACATTTTCTCGCACTGTCCGATGCTACGACGAGCAGACAGGCCAGTCTGTGTGCCTCAAGATAATCCGCAACTCCAAGAGTTTTTTAGACCAAAGCTTCGATGAGTTACGAGCGCTGACCTGTGTGAATAacgccggcgacgccgatGCATACTGCGTCGTGCGGCTGCTCGATTACTTCTACTTTCGTGAGCACCTTGTCCTCGTCACGGAGCTCCTCTTAGACAATCTGTACGAATACGCGCGGAAGCTCGACGTCGTACAGCGCTGCGCGTACTTCACCcttgcgcgcctgcagcgcatcgtgCGTCAGGTGCTTACCGCGCTAAAGCTAATCCATTCTCTCAGTCTCATTCACTGCGACATCAAGCCCGAAAACATCGCCTTTAAATCAGTAGCCGAATGCGATGTGAAAGTGCTCGACttgggcagcagctgctacaTCACGGACACACTTAGCTCCTACGTTCAGTCCCGCTCCTATCGTGCGCCGGAGGTCATTCTCGGCTGTAAGTACGGTCCCGCAGTGGATATTTGGTCTCTGGGGGCTACAGCAGCTGAGCTGGCGACTGGAACAGTGCTCTTCAATGTAGAGTCAGTGCCCACCATGCTCGCTTCTATCgcgagcgtgtgtgggcCAATACCGGCGGAAATGCTCCAGGAAGGGCGCAATACCTCCCTCTACGTCACTAAGCACGGCGCCTTCTATGACTACGAAGATGAGCAGCTCGTCTTCCACTTTCCCTCGGAGCCACCAgatgcagcggtgctcttcGGCTTCGATGACCACGACTACGTTGACTTTGTACGACTGTGCTTGACTTTAGATGCCGCGTTGCGTCCCTccgctgcacagctgctggaCCATCCGTTTCTCACTAAAAAGTACGCAGAGTGA
- a CDS encoding mitochondrial structure specific endonuclease I (SSE-1), putative (TriTrypDB/GeneDB-style sysID: LpmP.21.1970), with translation MPVREKAIVLIDGPALVHRWYHRWSYTKERYGTPIDVKQFAIKNARFMIATAHSFDPAHMAQHLLSPQTEYAHTPKHNKIIVCFDHGDGGRRQIYASYKANRSERATTPEFRLIERVAKKVFADEPRESLLVVPDCDAGLASLNAEADDMIATLAFFNQQSRRPTVVMSHDYDLYQLVDEARKSYHYDIRTKHLVSERSVMERVGVPPKLVRDFKSLAGDSSDNIPGVSGIGKTRACNLLKKYGDLDGILFKGVKSETGHLGELLSEGAKMALLSRQLIDFRMCPKVIKVCETFMKK, from the coding sequence atgcCCGTGCGCGAGAAGGCGATTGTTCTCATCGACGGCCCAGCCTTGGTTCACCGGTGGTATCACCGATGGAGCTACACAAAAGAGAGGTACGGCACGCCTATCGATGTGAAGCAGTTTGCCATCAAGAACGCCCGTTTCATGATCGCAACAGCCCATAGCTTTGATCCGGCACACATGGCGCAGCATCTCCTATCTCCGCAGACAGAgtacgcgcacacgccaaAACACAACAAAATCATCGTCTGCTTTGACCACGGCGACGGAGGCCGGCGACAAATTTACGCCAGCTACAAGGCGAATAGGTCGGAGAGGGCCACCACACCTGAGTTTCGTTTAATCGAGAGGGTGGCGAAGAAGGTGTTCGCCGACGAACCGCGTGAGTCGCTTCTCGTGGTGCCAGACTGCGACGCGGGACTTGCGAGCCTCAATGCGGAGGCCGACGATATGATAGCCACCCTTGCTTTCTTTAACCAGCAAAGCAGAAGGCCCACGGTGGTTATGTCGCACGACTACGACCTGTACCAACTCGTTGAcgaggcgaggaagagctACCACTACGACATCCGCACCAAGCATCTCGTATCGGAGAGAAGCGTGATGGAGCGCGTCGGCGTGCCCCCCAAACTGGTGCGTGACTTCAAGTCATTGGCCGGTGATTCCTCGGACAACATTCCCGGCGTGAGTGGGATCGGAAAGACGCGAGCGTGCAACCTGTTGAAAAAGTACGGGGACTTGGATGGCATCCTTTTCAAAGGCGTCAAGAGCGAGACCGGTCACCTCGGTGAGCTGCTCAGCGAGGGAGCCAAAATGGCGTTGCTCTCGCGCCAGCTGATAGACTTCCGCATGTGCCCCAAAGTGATCAAAGTGTGCGAGACATTTATGAAAAAGTGA
- a CDS encoding hypothetical protein (TriTrypDB/GeneDB-style sysID: LpmP.21.1980): protein MHFTAMDADNIHQLAINLSSDDIAVLSDATKRLQELLRPQQIVAMLKDTSTTHALRVLLGEMELVGNTDVFHFIGRALENVFTQPSRESNAILFAPAAQFLVEFIVRSAAAADTAIASSVSKVLTQLITIAGDNAEAAAFLGPCLDSNFHSERILRLIDCDAVESVENKTVCRFLERWTSLLPFMFDATLDAFENDPLLQANYIIASGVTCRTVAVPSSLWQRMMDILRTNDDALHFVYVCRFWSIALLRHEANGKRDAAACVSAVMPAVEGSERDEKGTEAIFDLLGSAASTQAGWDAVTGQLPCKTLQVRLSGTSASLRLSTLNLMHSMLTSSHMSASFFTKDLLLDAWKTRTTPDDVVRLALWRVANAALLQESLSQMLGAMFASFLSSDAHEENVSVRLLKLTAAKQLLYHSTLPENVKTRLSQVVERGLYPAGSSGVSLTTKD from the coding sequence ATGCACTTCACCGCTATGGACGCTGACAATATTCATCAGCTGGCGATCAACTTGTCGTCGGACGACATCGCGGTATTATCCGATGCCACGAagcggctgcaggagctTCTGAGGCCGCAGCAGATTGTTGCCATGCTGAAGGATACGTCAACAACGCACGCGCTACGTGTACTTCTAGGGGAGATGGAGTTGGTCGGTAACACAGACGTCTTTCACTTTATTGGCCGAGCGCTAGAAAACGTGTTCACACAACCGTCGAGAGAGAGCAATGCCATTCTTtttgctcctgctgctcagTTCCTCGTTGAGTTTATCGTGCGGTCAGCCGCGGCCGCCGACACAGCCATCGCTTCAAGCGTGTCAAAGGTGCTCACTCAACTCATCACCATTGCGGGGGACAATGCCGAGGCGGCTGCGTTTCTCGGACCGTGCCTGGACTCCAACTTCCACAGCGAGCGGATACTTCGACTCATTGATTGCGATGCTGTCGAGTCAGTGGAAAACAAAACAGTGTGCCGCTTCCTGGAACGGTGGACGTCTCTGCTTCCTTTTATGTTTGATGCCACGTTGGATGCGTTCGAGAATGACCCATTGCTGCAAGCCAACTATATCATAGCGAGTGGGGTGACGTGTCGCACGGTTGCCGTTCCATCTTCACTGTGGCAACGCATGATGGATATTCTGCGCACGAACGACGATGCCTTGCActttgtgtatgtgtgccgCTTCTGGAGCATTGCGTTGCTCCGTCACGAGGCAAACGGGAAacgcgacgctgccgcctgcgtgTCTGCTGTTATGCCAGCCGTggaggggagcgagagggatGAGAAAGGCACTGAAGCCATCTTCGACCTCCTTGGCTCGGCAGCCTCGACGCAAGCGGGCTGGGACGCTGTCACAGGGCAGCTGCCATGCAAAACACTGCAGGTAAGACTCTCTGGCACCTCGGCCTCCCTGCGCCTGTCCACGCTGAATCTGATGCATTCCATGCTTACCTCGTCGCACATGAGTGCATCGTTCTTCACAAAAGACTTGTTGCTGGACGCGTGGAAGACGCGCACTACCCCCGATGACGTGgtgcgtctcgctctctggcgGGTAGCGAATGCGGCTCTTCTGCAGGAGAGCTTGAGTCAAATGTTAGGTGCTATGTTCGCATCTTTCTTGAGCAGCGACGCTCACGAAGAGAACGTCTCCGTGCGGTTACTGAAGTTGACGGCCGCCAAGCAACTTTTGTACCACTCCACTCTGCCTGAGAACGTCAAAACTCGCCTTTCACAGGTTGTCGAACGCGGCCTCTACCCTGCCGGCTCCAGTGGTGTCTCTCTCACAACGAAGGACTGA